Sequence from the Streptosporangium brasiliense genome:
GACCAGCTCTCCGAGGCTCGTCACGAGGCTTCCCGCCTGCGTGAAGAGGCTCGTGAGCAGGGCGCGCAGATCAAGGCGGAGCTCCGCGAGGAGGCGCAGGCCGAGGCCCGCCGTCTCGTCGAGGCGGCCCACGCCCAGATCGAGGCCGACCGCCAGCAGGCGTTCGCCCAGCTCCGCGCCGAGATCGGCCGTCTGTCGACGGAGCTGGCCAGCCGCATCGTCGGTGAGTCCCTTGAGGACGAGGCGCGCCAGCGCCGCACCGTCGACCGGTTCCTTGAGGAGCTCGAGTCGAGCAGCGCGGCGGTCCGCTGATGCTGAGAGGTCTGAGCAGGGCTTCGCTGGCCGAGGTCGAAGAGCGCTTCAACGCCGTTGCGGGAAGCGCGGACCTCGGCTCGCTGGCCGACGAGCTCTTCGCGGTCGCCGACCTGTTCGACCGTGAGCACGGGCTCCGCCGCAATCTGTCCGACCCCGCCCGTCCGGTGGCCCAGAAGGCGCAAGCCGTACGGGCCCTGCTGGAGGGCAAGGTCAGCGACGCCGCGCTGGAGACGGCCACCGCGGCCGTGTCCGCCAAGTGGGCGCGCTCGGGCGACCTGGCCGACGCGCTCGAGCGCCTCGGCGTCATCGCCGCCGCGGCCGAGGCCGAGGCGCAGGGCAGGCTCGACGACGTCGAGGACGAGCTGTTCCGGTTCGGGCGCATCGTCGCCTCGAACCTGGAGCTGCACCGGTCCCTGACCGACCCCGGCGCTCCCCTGCAGGCCAAGCAGGAGCTGCTCGGCTCCCTGCTCGGCGGCAAGGTCGCCCCCGCCACCCTCCGTCTGGTGACGCAGCTCGTGGTGCATCCGCGAGGACGTAGCCTGGACAGAGGACTTGAGGAGTTCGGCAACCTGGTCGCCGCCCAGCGGCAGCGCCTCGTCGCGGTGGTGCGCAGCGCTGTCGAGCTCTCCGAGGAGCAGAAGCGGCGTCTCGCCACGTGGCTGCGCACCTCGTATGGCCGCGACGTTCATCTGAACGTCGAGGTGGATCCGCGAGTGCTCGGAGGGTTCTCGGTTCAGATCGGGGACGACCTCATCGACACCACCATCGCGGGACGAATCGAAGAAGTCCGCCGCCGGTTGGCCGGCTAGGCGAATAGGGAGACTGAAGAGAGATGGCGGAGCTTACGATCCGGCCGGACGAGATCCGGGACGCGCTTGAGCGCTTCGTCCAGGCGTACGAGCCGGAAGGCGCCGCGCGCGAGGAGATCGGGACCGTCGTCGACTGCGGCGACGGCATCGCCCATGTCTCCGGCCTTCCCTCGGCGATGGCGAACGAGCTGCTTGAGTTCGAGGACGGCACGCGTGGTCTGGCACTGAACCTGGATGTCCGGGAGATCGGTGTCGTTATCCTGGGCGACTTCAGCAAGATCGAGGAAGGCCAGTCGGTCCGCCGGACGGGCGAGGTCCTGTCCGTGCCGGTCGGCGACAACTTCCTCGGCCGCGTGGTCGACCCCCTGGGCAACCCGCTGGACGGCAAGGGCGCCATCGAGTCCGAGGGCCTGCGCCCTCTGGAGGTTCAGGCCCCCTCCGTCGTCCAGCGCCAGCCGGTGAAGGAGCCCCTGGCCACCGGCATCAAGGCGATCGACGCCATGACCGCGATCGGCCGTGGCCAGCGCCAGCTGATCATCGGTGACCGTGGCACCGGCAAGACCGCGATCGCCGTGGACACCATCCTCAACCAGCGGGACAACTGGCTCTCCGGCGACCCCAGCAGGCAGGTCCGCTGCGTCTACGTCGCCGTCGGCCAGAAGGGCTCGACGATCGCCCAGATCAAGGGCCGCCTGGAAGAGGCGGGCGCGCTGGAGTACACCACCATCGTCGCCGCTCCGGCGTCCGACCCGGCTGGTTACAAATATCTTGCCCCCTACACCGGCTCGGCCATCGGCCAGCACTGGATGTACCAGGGCAAGCACGTCCTCATCGTCTTCGACGACCTGACCAAGCAGGCCGACGCCTACCGCGCGGTCTCCCTGCTGCTGCGCCGCCCGCCGGGCCGTGAGGCCTACCCCGGCGACGTCTTCTACCTCCACTCCCGTCTGCTGGAGCGCTGCGCGAAGCTCTCCGACGAGATGGGCGCGGGCTCGATGACGGGTCTGCCGATCATCGAGACCAAGGGCAACGACGTCTCGGCGTTCATCCCGACCAACGTCATCTCCATCACCGACGGCCAGGTCTTCCTCGAGACCGACCTGTTCAACGCCGGCGTCCGCCCGGCGATCAACGTCGGTGTCTCGGTCTCCCGCGTCGGCGGCTCGGCCCAGACCAAGGCGATGCGGAAGGTCGCCGGAACGCTGCGCCTTTCGCTGTCGCAGTACCGCGACCTGGAGGCCTTCGCCTCCTTCGCCTCCGACCTGGACGCCGCGTCCAAGGCACAGCTGGAGCGGGGTCAGCGTCTGGTCGAGCTGCTCAAGCAGCCCCAGTACAGCCCCTACCCGGTCGAGCGGGAGGTCGTCTCCATCTGGGCCGGCACCACCGGCGAGCTCGACGACGTCCCGGTCGAGGACATCCGCCGCTTCGAGGCGGACTTCCTCGACTACCTGGCCCGCGAGAACAAGGGCATCTTCGACGGCATCCGCGAGACCAAGGAGCTGTCGGACGACACGGTCACGGCTCTCAAGGACGCGATCACCGAGTTCAAGAAGACCTTCGAGACCTCGGCGGGCGAGCTGCTGGTCAACGAGGAGCCGGTCGCGGCGCTCGGTGCCGAAGAGGTCGGCCAGGAGAAGATCACCAAGCACGTCCGCACGGCTGAGAAGAAGTAGCCGATGGGTGCCCAGCTAAGACTGCTGCGGCGGCGGATCAAGTCGGTCAAGTCCACCGCGAAGATCACGCGCGCCCAGGAGCTCATCGCTTCGTCGCGCATCGTGCGGGCTCAGCAGCGGATGCAGGCGGCGGTGCCGTACGAGCGCGAGATCACTCGCGCCGTCACGGGCGTCGTCAGCAACACCGCCAGCGTCGACCACCCGCTGACGGTGGCGAAGGCGCAGCCGGCCAAGGCGGCGGTGCTCGTCGTCACCAGCGACAGCGGCTTCTGCGGCGGCTTCAACGCGAACATCCTGCGTGAGGCCGAGGCGCTCAGCAGCCTGCTGCGGGGCAAGGGCATCGAGCCCGTGCCCTTCGTGACGGGCCGCAAGGGCGTCGCCTGGCACAGCTTCCGGGGTCGCACGATGGGCGGGCAGTGGACGGGATTCTCCCGTAAGCCCGCCTACGCCGACGCCAAGGAGATCGCCGACGCGCTGATCGAGTCGTTCTCGGCCGAGGACGGGGTGGACGAGATCCACATCGTCTCCACCCAGTTCGTCTCGATGCTGACGCAGGAAGTCGTGGTCAAGCGGATCCTGCCGCTGGAGGTCGAGGAGACCACCGAGGCTCCGGACACGCCGCTGCCCTACTTCGAGTTCGAGCCCAGCGCCGGCGCCGTGCTCGACACGCTGCTGCCACGTTATGTGGAGTCGCGCATCTTCACCGCGCTGCTCCAGTCGGCGGCCGCCGAGGAGGCCTCGCGTCGCCGGGCCATGAAGTCGGCGACCGACAACGCCAACGAGCTCATCCGGGTCTTCACCCAGCAGATGAACCAGGCTCGTCAGGCCGAGATCACCCAGGAAATCAGCGAGATCGTCGGTGGCGCCAACGCGCTGGCTGACGCCGCAGCGGGGAAAGAGTGAAATGACTGCACAGACTGTTGAGACCGGCGTGGGCCGCGTCGCGCGGGTCACCGGTCCCGTCGTCGACGTGGAGTTCCCCGTCGAGGCGATGCCCGAGATCTACAACGCCCTTAACGTCGACGTCGTCCTCGGTGGGGAGACGAAGACCCTGACCCTGGAGGTCGCCCAGCACCTGGGTGACAACCTGGTCCGCGCCATCTCCATGCAGCCCACCGACGGCGTGGTCCGCGGCGCGGCGGTCTCCGACTCCGGCGCGCCGATCTCGGTGCCGGTCGGCGACGTCGTCAAGGGCCACGTGTGGAACGCGCTCGGCGAGTCCCTGGACGTGCCGACCGCCTCCCTCCAGGTCACCGAGAAGTGGGGCATCCACCGTCCCTCCCCGGCCTTCGACACCCTTGAGTCGCGCACCGAGATGCTGCCCACCGGCATCAAGGTCATCGACCTCCTCACCCCGTACGTGAAGGGTGGGAAGATCGGTCTGTTCGGCGGCGCCGGTGTCGGCAAGACCGTTCTGATCCAGGAGATGATCCGCCGAGTCGCGCTGAAGTTCTCCGGAACCTCGTGCTTCGCGGGCGTCGGCGAGCGTACCCGTGAGGGCAACGACCTCTGGCTGGAGATGGAGGAGGCCGGCGTCCTCAAGGACACCGCTCTCGTCTTCGGCCAGATGGACGAGCCCCCGGGCACCCGTCTGCGCGTCGCGCTCTCCGCCCTCACCATGGCGGAATACTTCCGTGACGTGCAGAAGCAGGACGTGCTCCTGTTCATCGACAACATCTTCCGGTTCACCCAGGCCGGTTCGGAGGTCTCCACCCTGCTCGGCCGTATGCCGTCCGCGGTGGGTTACCAGCCGACCCTGGCCGACGAGATGGGCGTTCTCCAGGAGCGCATCACCTCGACCCGCGGTCACTCGATCACCTCGATGCAGGCGATCTACGTCCCCGCGGACGACATCACCGACCCGGCCCCGCACAACGCGTTCGCGCACCTCGACGCGCAGACCGTTCTGTCGCGGCCGATCTCGGAGAAGGGCATCTACCCCGCGGTGGACCCGCTCGACTCCAGCTCGCGGATCCTCGACCCGCAGATCGTCGGCGAGGAGCACTACCGCGTGGCCCAGGAGACCAAGCGGATCCTGCAGAAGTACAAGGAGCTGCAGGACATCATCGCGATCCTCGGTATCGACGAGCTGTCCGAAGAGGACAAGGTCACCGTGAACCGGGCCCGTCGTATCGAGCGCTTCCTCTCCCACCCGATGTACGCCGCCGAGGCGTTCACCGGTCAGCCGGGTGAGTTCGTGCCGCTGGACGAGACGATCGCCTCGTTCAAGGGCCTGTGCGCCGGCGAGTACGACCACCTGCCCGAGCAGGCGTTCTTCATGGTCGGTGGCATCGAGCAGGCCATCGCCAAGGCCAAGGAACTCGCCCGCTAGTCGCCTGTGGCACCGGTACGGCGCGGGCCGTACCGGTGCCTGGTTCGAAAGGAACTGGAGAGAACGTGGCGAAGCTGCGAGTAGGCGTCGTCTCGCCGGAGCGTGAGATCTGGTCCGGCGAGGCCGACATGGTGATTGCCAAGACCATCGACGGCGAGATCGGTATCATGCCTAAGCATGCGCCCGTGCTCGGTGTTCTCGTCGAGGGCGGCGTGCTGACGGTCAAGCGTGGTGGTGGCGAGAGCGACCTCATCGCCGCGGTCCACGGAGGGTTCCTCTCGGTGGCCGACGACGAGGTGTCGATCCTGGCCGAGCTGGCCGAGCTCGGCTCCGAGGTCGACGTCGCCGCGGCCAAGGACGCGCTTCAGCGCGCACAGGCCTCGATCGAGGCCAACCAGGAGGACGCGGACGCCGCTGTCGCGGCCAAGCGCGCCAGGGCCCGGTTGCGCGCGGCCGGCGAGGAAGTCGGATAAATTCTGCTTCTGAGCGGTACGGTTTTTTGGGGGCGGCAGGCATGGTGCTGGACGTACTCATCGTGGTGGCGCTGCTCGTCGCCCTCCTCGCCTCCCGTGTGCTGATCCTGACCCGCTCCCGGGGGTCGGTGCTGTGTTGTCTGCGCCCGATGTCGGGAGAGCGGGGCTGGCGTGTAGGGGTAGCCCGTTACGCCGACGGCCAGCTCAACTGGATCCCACTCATAGGTCTGCTTCCAAGGCCGCGCCACGTGATCGTGAGGCGCGGCCTTGTCGTTTCCGGGCGTCGCAGGGTCGGGTCCGGTGAGTTCTTCGGGTTCATCGAGGGTGTGACGGCACTGGAGTGCCGCAACGGGCAGAGCGTGTTCGAGCTCGCCATGGGATACCGCGCCCTCACCGGTTTCGTCGCCTGGCTGGAGTCCGCCCCGCCCGGCGCCTACCTCGACGTGGCCTGACCACTCCCCGGCTCCCAAGCTCCCCGGCCCTCCGGCTCCCAAGCTCCCAAGCTCCCCGGCTCCCCGCTTCCCCCGCGGGCCGCGCGCCCGGCGCGGCGTCCCTCCTTCTCCTCCGGCTCTCGCCGTTGATCGCGTCTCCGACTCTCGACACCGGTCGGGCGTGCCATGGAGGCGGATCGCCTCCCCGTCGTTACTGTGGATCATCGTGTGGCCACTCCACGTGGCGGTCCGCCGGCGTGTGACGCGCGGTGTCCCGTCATGCGGGCCGGCCGTCCTGTCACGAGCTCAGCTCATGCATAACGGGGGAAATCATGATGGTTCCGATGAAGCGCCGCCGGTGGGTCGCCGGGCCGGCCGTCGCACTGCCCGCGGCCTTCGCCCTGGCCCTTTCCGCCTCCGCCGGGGCGCACGCCTCGGCGGCGCTCCCACTGATCGCCAACGGCAGTTTCGAGACCCCGCTGAGCC
This genomic interval carries:
- a CDS encoding F0F1 ATP synthase subunit B codes for the protein MIQAASLLAAEEGGNPLIPHTYELVVGVFAFLVVLVVVGKILTPRIQKTLVERTEAIEGGIQKAQDAQAEAQALLKQYKDQLSEARHEASRLREEAREQGAQIKAELREEAQAEARRLVEAAHAQIEADRQQAFAQLRAEIGRLSTELASRIVGESLEDEARQRRTVDRFLEELESSSAAVR
- a CDS encoding F0F1 ATP synthase subunit delta, translating into MLRGLSRASLAEVEERFNAVAGSADLGSLADELFAVADLFDREHGLRRNLSDPARPVAQKAQAVRALLEGKVSDAALETATAAVSAKWARSGDLADALERLGVIAAAAEAEAQGRLDDVEDELFRFGRIVASNLELHRSLTDPGAPLQAKQELLGSLLGGKVAPATLRLVTQLVVHPRGRSLDRGLEEFGNLVAAQRQRLVAVVRSAVELSEEQKRRLATWLRTSYGRDVHLNVEVDPRVLGGFSVQIGDDLIDTTIAGRIEEVRRRLAG
- the atpA gene encoding F0F1 ATP synthase subunit alpha; translated protein: MAELTIRPDEIRDALERFVQAYEPEGAAREEIGTVVDCGDGIAHVSGLPSAMANELLEFEDGTRGLALNLDVREIGVVILGDFSKIEEGQSVRRTGEVLSVPVGDNFLGRVVDPLGNPLDGKGAIESEGLRPLEVQAPSVVQRQPVKEPLATGIKAIDAMTAIGRGQRQLIIGDRGTGKTAIAVDTILNQRDNWLSGDPSRQVRCVYVAVGQKGSTIAQIKGRLEEAGALEYTTIVAAPASDPAGYKYLAPYTGSAIGQHWMYQGKHVLIVFDDLTKQADAYRAVSLLLRRPPGREAYPGDVFYLHSRLLERCAKLSDEMGAGSMTGLPIIETKGNDVSAFIPTNVISITDGQVFLETDLFNAGVRPAINVGVSVSRVGGSAQTKAMRKVAGTLRLSLSQYRDLEAFASFASDLDAASKAQLERGQRLVELLKQPQYSPYPVEREVVSIWAGTTGELDDVPVEDIRRFEADFLDYLARENKGIFDGIRETKELSDDTVTALKDAITEFKKTFETSAGELLVNEEPVAALGAEEVGQEKITKHVRTAEKK
- a CDS encoding F0F1 ATP synthase subunit gamma; translated protein: MGAQLRLLRRRIKSVKSTAKITRAQELIASSRIVRAQQRMQAAVPYEREITRAVTGVVSNTASVDHPLTVAKAQPAKAAVLVVTSDSGFCGGFNANILREAEALSSLLRGKGIEPVPFVTGRKGVAWHSFRGRTMGGQWTGFSRKPAYADAKEIADALIESFSAEDGVDEIHIVSTQFVSMLTQEVVVKRILPLEVEETTEAPDTPLPYFEFEPSAGAVLDTLLPRYVESRIFTALLQSAAAEEASRRRAMKSATDNANELIRVFTQQMNQARQAEITQEISEIVGGANALADAAAGKE
- the atpD gene encoding F0F1 ATP synthase subunit beta, whose amino-acid sequence is MTAQTVETGVGRVARVTGPVVDVEFPVEAMPEIYNALNVDVVLGGETKTLTLEVAQHLGDNLVRAISMQPTDGVVRGAAVSDSGAPISVPVGDVVKGHVWNALGESLDVPTASLQVTEKWGIHRPSPAFDTLESRTEMLPTGIKVIDLLTPYVKGGKIGLFGGAGVGKTVLIQEMIRRVALKFSGTSCFAGVGERTREGNDLWLEMEEAGVLKDTALVFGQMDEPPGTRLRVALSALTMAEYFRDVQKQDVLLFIDNIFRFTQAGSEVSTLLGRMPSAVGYQPTLADEMGVLQERITSTRGHSITSMQAIYVPADDITDPAPHNAFAHLDAQTVLSRPISEKGIYPAVDPLDSSSRILDPQIVGEEHYRVAQETKRILQKYKELQDIIAILGIDELSEEDKVTVNRARRIERFLSHPMYAAEAFTGQPGEFVPLDETIASFKGLCAGEYDHLPEQAFFMVGGIEQAIAKAKELAR
- a CDS encoding F0F1 ATP synthase subunit epsilon, with the protein product MAKLRVGVVSPEREIWSGEADMVIAKTIDGEIGIMPKHAPVLGVLVEGGVLTVKRGGGESDLIAAVHGGFLSVADDEVSILAELAELGSEVDVAAAKDALQRAQASIEANQEDADAAVAAKRARARLRAAGEEVG
- a CDS encoding DUF2550 domain-containing protein: MVLDVLIVVALLVALLASRVLILTRSRGSVLCCLRPMSGERGWRVGVARYADGQLNWIPLIGLLPRPRHVIVRRGLVVSGRRRVGSGEFFGFIEGVTALECRNGQSVFELAMGYRALTGFVAWLESAPPGAYLDVA